The Vanrija pseudolonga chromosome 1, complete sequence genomic sequence TAGGCTGGCTGCGAGCTGCTAGGTGTACGATTAGATCCCATATCTGTTTCCAAGCATTACATGCATGTGGTTTTTGGCTGGAGCGCAGCGAGACTGTGATGGTCTGGTCGCACTGCCACGGCGCCACTCGGTCGCCGTGTCGGATTCAGGTCCcgtgcagccagccaggtcgCTGGTGCCAAAACGTCACTGTTGCACCTGCTGGCTGCAGCACGtcacgacgaccgacgagaCAATCAATCACCTCGCCATCACACCACACAACAACCATCACAATGGACGAGGAAGAGTCCTTTGCGCGCCTGCTATCAGCGTCGACACCAGCGCACAGGCCATCGCTGTACAGCAActcgacggccgaggcggacccATGGGCGAACCCGTTCAACGAGAGCGCACCGTCGTggggcccgccgccgccggctgcgtcacagcagcacgagccagagccagagccagagccagagtACGCCGGCTTTGGGGGGTTCGCAGCGACCGTGCCCGACCCGCCGTCGGTCatcgctgcgcgcgagcgcgaggagctcgcgcgccagtCGCAGCCTGCCAGCCCCGAGGCGTACCCCGCCGATCCgtacgcgccgagcgggttcgtgtccccgccgcgcacctcACCGacggccggcctcggccgctcgGCAGCCCGCTCGCCCCCCACATCGCCCTCCAAGCCCCCAGTAGCGGCGGCGCCCCGCGCACTGCCCGCCGGCCTGAttgacgaggagctgctcgcccaGAGCGACCCGCACGCGAGCCTCAAGCGCGCGTTCGTCGCCTCTgccccggcggcagcggcggcgtcgacgccggcctccgccgcgccgccgacaccagAGAAGAAGGGCACGTACGTCTTCCGCCCCAAGCCGGTGGACACGAAGCGCCGGCTGCCGACCGACCccaccgccgtgccgctgccTGATTCGGCGGTGCCCTCGAGACCCGACACGCCGGTGGCTGCGGGCGCGGCTGTGCCGACGCCGGGCGATCGCGTGTCCGTGTCCCCGCTCGAGAGCGCAGCGGCCGACGACTACGGGTTCCAGAGCCTCGcgatcggcggcgcgacgaacgggatcgcggcgcgcatcggcgggcggggatggggcgccgtcgacgccgacgagggcccgctcgcgggcggcagcgacccGTGGAACGAGGGCGGTGGAGGCTGGGGCGGAGAGCAGGACAGGGagtccgagcccgagcccgagcccgctgcgccgagcccgaccgGCTCGGGGCCGTCGCGCGTCCAGGCCCGCGAGGGCTCGCTGCccggctcgccgcgccgctccaaGCTACTCAGCACGCCCGTGTTCCAGATCACCGTGTCGAACCCTACGAAAGTGGGGGACCCGGTGCGCGGGCACGTCGTGTACACTGTCcagacgaagacgacgtcgccgcacTACCGGCGTGGCGAGTTCAGCGTGCTCCGCCGCTTCTCTGATTTCCTGTGGCTGTACGAGGCCCTGCTGGCGAACAACCCCGGCGTGTTTGTTCCGCCAGTGCCGGACAAGCATGTGTTTGGACGCTTCCAGGACCAGTTTATCGAGACGCGCCGCTCAGCCCTGCAGCGCTGCCTGACCAAGATCACGTCGCACCCTATTCTTCAGCTCGACCCAGACCTGCGCCTGTTCCTCGAGTCGGACAGCTTTGCGCTCGACATCAAGAACCGCGGCAAGCCGCCGACCGAGGCACCACAGAACACTGGCGTGTTGGCCAGCTGGACGGGGCCGCGCTATGTCGAGCAGGACGACTGGTTCGACCAGAAAAAGCTGtacctcgaccacctcgagaCGCAGCTCAAGGGCGTGTCCAAGTCTCTAGATGTGGCGAGcaaggcgcgcctcgagctcgcgaccACGGTCGGCGAGTTTTCAGATGCCGCACAGGCGCTCGCAGAGTcggacctcggcgcggcaatgtgcgctgcgctcggccgGCTGGCGGATCTCACGAAGAAGGAGCGCACGTTTGGCGAGGAGCAAGCGACGAGCGACGTCGCCCAGCTGCTaaacctcgccgacgagtaCGTGCGCTTCATCGGCAGCGTGCGGCTCGCGTTTGCGTCCCGCGTGCGCGCGTACCACACGGCACAGGCGGCGGATAGGGAGGTGCAGCGCGTGCGGCAAGCACGCGAGAAGGCGCGGCTGCAGGGCAAGCTGGCCGACCGGGCGGCTGCGTCAAtggccgagcttggcgaggtagGTGGCATTTTGTGAGCGTGAGCTAGTTGCTGACCCGCGCTcccaggccgagcgccgctcgcgcgacgccgcagcagaCTTTGAGGCCCAGtccaagctcgtcaaggccgagtTTGCTCGCttcgagcgcgagcgtgtcgacgagTTCCGCAAGACGCTCACCATCCATCTCGACGGACAGAttgcgcgccagcgcgagctcgtcacTGCGTGGGAGGAATACCACGCCATGCTGCTCAAGATGGTGCACcgcgcccagcagcagcagcaggcgcaggcggccgcggccgcgcaggCATAGGcaggaggcgggggcggagtATGTGGTTCGGAGTGAGAGTAGTGGCTAGTATGATAATGACATCTGTGCATCTGTGTAGCTGTGCGCCGTGTGGGTGTTTGTGGCCGCGAGAGGGCCCGCTGTGTGTTCCGCATCCCTCGTCGCCAGATCAAATGATGATGCATCCCAAGACAGACCCATGCAAACTACATGCCCTTGCGCTGGATGTTCCTCCTGAAGCGGCGCCTGTCGCCGCCCACAGCCTCGGacgcgccgacctcgaggaacGGCACGTCGTCCCACCGCACGCCAgcgaggccctcgtcgctcaggcgctcgcgccagtcgaGCATGCCGCAGGCGGGTAGCTCGAGCGCACCGTTACGCACGAGggcggacgcgcgcgcgaggtgggcgccgccgagcggggtGACGAGCTGCAGGCTGAGCGTGCGTTCTGGCTCGGcacgcacggcgcgcacgagcgccaggccgaggaaggtAGACTCCTCGGCGGACGGCTGCGGACGGCCAGCCACATACGTTTCGCCGTCGGtgtcctcctccaccagTGCGACGAGGCTTGCGTtcagcgccagcggcaggTCGGAGGGCAGCACGGCGTCCGAGCCTTCGCCGATGAGGAAGGCGCgctgcagcgccgcgccgccgagctcgacctgtACGGGCGGTACGGCGAGCAGGGGTGCCGAGAAGTCCCACCTTCCGCTGTCGAGCCGCGCGTGCATGTACGCGATGGTGCTGAGCGCGCGCATGTCGACGGCAGTGTATCGTGCATGCAGAGGCGATACGGGGGCCGGCTCGATGGCGAGCgtgaccgccgccgaggggagGTCGTGGGTCGGCAGCaccgggctcgtcgtccacccTTCCGGTGCgtgcacgtcgtcgagctgctcgaacGCAAACACGCGCGTCGGttctgccgccgcctctatcgcgcccagcagctcctcgccgagcccctTGACCCAGCCCTGCGTGTTGACCACAAGCGGGATCACGTCGGTGCGCTTCCCGCCCACTGGGGCCGAGCCCAGCCCCTCGATGGGGTTCTGCACCTCGTACTTGTAGTACTGGAGCAGTTGGAGCACCGcgtcgaggtactcgtcCGGACAGGACTGGGGGCTGACTTCGCCGAGGTAGTGCGCCTTGACGGGGACGCGGGGGTGTGTGAATGATGGGCCTGACTGTTAGCTTCGGACAGACAGGGTCGCAAAAGCTCACCAAGGACAGGCTGGTCAATCACCCAAAGGCCGACAACACCGCCACAACCAAACTCGGCCTGTCCCAGATCGCTTTCGAGCcacgcgacgcgctcaaaTGATTCCAGGAGGCGGTTAAGCGACGCCTTGGCCAACGACGACTTGCCGCTCCTCTTCGGGCCCTTGACGAGCACAACGGGCACGTTGTCCCCACTGTCGAAcgcaaagtcgtcgtcgtcctggtTTTGGACGTCGGGCGTGTCCAGAGAGTCGAGGGCCTTCCTCCATGAAGGCGGAGTGACGTGGGGATATACTGGCGTGTAGAACGACCCCGTGAGCTGAGGATTGTCAGCTGGGGTCGGCATTTTATAGCTCACCAAATGCACACCCCTCAGTCCCCACGTTCCCTTTTCGTCCAGCCAGATGTTATTGAATCCCGGGACGATTTTCCCGTGCAGCCCCTCAATCCCAGAGTGAAGCTCTTGGATAAGGGAGATGGAGCGGCTCGCGTCCTGCTGGAACTTCCTCGGCAGGGCAAGGGTAGCCAGCGGAGGTGAGACCTCGGTGTCTTCCCCCTGCTGGCCGGTGAGCACCGGCACAGGgtgcgacgtcggcgcgtaGACGGGATACGAATCAACAGTGTCGGCAGATGGCCTGATAGTCGCCGACAAGAGAGATATTGACTGCTGCAGCGGGGTGACCGTGAAGGTACCTGCGATCACGAGGCTCTGTGATGTCAGCGGACATACACCGTCTCGCACTtacgtcctcctcgccgaggctcacgacgacgccaggcCCTGGAGTCTCCACTCCCGCAGCCTTAAGCACCTCCTCATCAACCTTCAGGATGTTAACACCCTCCCGAGGGACAAAGGTCGacctgccgacgtcgagtgcAGGCCTGAAGAAGTGTGAGCTCTCGTCCATGTGCAGCTCAACTCACTGTTGAGCGAGGCGCGACGGCCCAGCATGGAGGCTCGGTGCTCCAGACCACGACACCATGCCCTCGTCCTGTCccccaacctcctcctcctcgccatcgcttCCCgagctgctgtcgtcgtcgttcggcTTGCTGAACGAGAACCGGCGCTCCTTCTTCctgggcttgggcttctcctcctcagccGGAGCGGCATagtacctcgccgccgccttgggcGTCGCCTTTGGTGCCTCTTTGGTCACCTTTCTCCGCTTGCTCGTCCGTGGGGCAGGCTCCGACACCTCGGACTCGGCGTCAGAGGAGAGGAAGGCCTCGCCGGCATCTGGGCTTTCGGGCTGCGGGGTCGCGTTGCGAGGTGGTTCTGGCACCTTCTGTTGGGGAGTTGGCGTCGACGGTTGGGATGCTGACAAGGCAGCCTGTGCTGCCCTCCTTGCTGCCAGAgcggacattgtcgacggGGGTGTGGGAGGAGTGTGCAAGCACAAACAAAGCCTGTGTGATGCTGCTCTGCTTggctcgcgacgacgagccgaaAGTCGAAACTTCGATCCAAATTCACGTGGTATTTGTGTGTGGAGCCCCGAAAACCGGCCGCACCGGCGCCACTTGCGAATGGCGGAGTCGATCAAGGCGGTAAAAGGAGAGAAGGATGGATTTGACTCAGCTCATGTCGACATCTTGCAAACCTCCTACCtttcaacaacaacaacactgtTCTCACTCTTCAAATACCTCTACAGGCTCCTTCTACACGTCCTAGGCTACGACACAACCATGACTGATAGGAAAATCCGTCAGGCGGACGGCCTCCTCATGGAGATTCACGACCCCTCCAAGGGTCCCGTGCTCCCCGTGAAGGGCCAGCGCAACATCCTCATCACCTCCGCTCTCCCTTGTGAGTACAGCGACGCTTGACTTGATGAACAGTATGCTGATGTCGCCGTAGACGTCAACAACGTCCCCCATCTCGGTAACATCATCGGCTCGACCCTCTCGGCCGACGTCTTTGCCCGCTACAACAGGTCTCGCAACCTCCGTACCCTTTACGTTCGTGTCacgcgagcggcgggagACATTGTGCTGACATTGCCCAGATCTGTGGTACTGACGAGTATGGTACTGCCACCGAGACCAAGGTAAGTGGAGTTGTGGTGTGCACCTTCgagtggcggcgctgacTTGCtaggcgctcgaggacggtgTCACCCCGATGGAGCTCTGCACCAAGTTCCACGGCCTTCACACCGAGGTCTACAAGTAAGCTTGTGTTGCTCGCCACCACACGAGCACCCGCTGACGCATCTAGGTGGTTCGACATTGGCTTTGACGAGTGGGGACGCACCTCTACCCCCGAGCACACCGAGTGGGTCACATGCCAAGCTGAATTTCGAGTCGGTTCGGTTACTGACGGCCTTGCAGGATCGTCCAGGACATTTACAAGCACATCCACAAGAACGACTTTATCGAGCTCCAGACTGCCGACCAGACGTActgcgaggacgacaagctcTTCCTTGCTGACCGTTTCGTTGAGGGCGTCTGCCCCAACTGTGGCTACGATGTGAGTATCAGCCAAGGCGTGCCCATGTGCAACAACGGCCGCTGACGTTTTGACAGGATGCCCGTGGCGACCAGTGCGACAAGTGCGCGCTCACCTTCTCGTCCCCCACCGAGCTCCTCCACCCCCGTTGCAAGCGCAACAAGAACCACAAGGTCTCTGTCCGCCCTTCGACGCACGCGTGCTTCAGGTTGAACAAGGTGCAGAAGGACCTTGAGGCCTGGATGCAGGAGACCCGCATCAAGGGCAAGTGGGCCGGTAACGTTGTCATCAACGACAAGGGAGAGATTGTCGAGCCCCGCATGCTGGGAGAAGGTCTCCGCCCCAGCCCCGTCACCCGCGACCTCAAGTGGGGTGTCGAGGTCCCCAAGGTGGGCGACGCagaggaggacaagaagctcgaggacaaggtcaTCTGTGAGTCGAGCGTGTTGGTGACGAGGCATCCGCTAACACAATTCAGATGTCTGGTTCGACGCCTGCATCGGCTATGTTTCGATCACCTCCACCTACACCGACAAGTGGCGTGAATGGTGGTTCGCCCCCGACGATGTCGAGCTCTACCAGTTCATGGGCAAGGACAGTGAGTGTCTTGCAGACAAGCCACAAGGCTGACAGCCCAGACGTCTACTTCCACACCGTCCTCTTCCCTGCCACGCtcatcgccgacggccgTGACTGGACAAAACTCCACCGCATCTCGGGTACCCAGTACCTCAACTACGAGGACACCAAGTTCAGCAAGAGCCGAAACGTTGGGTAAGTGGCGTGGAAGCGTTGGAACTACGGCTGACAACCTTAGTGTGTTCGGCAACCAGGCCCAGGAGATCGGCCTCCCCGCGTCCGTCTGGCGTTACTACCTCATTTCGCAGCGCCCTGAAGCTGGTGACACTGCCTTCCAGTGGTCCAActtcatcgccgccatcaaCAATGAGCTtctcgccaacctcggcaacTTCATCAACCGCGTGATCAAGTTCACCAACCTCAAGTACGCCTCGGTCGTCCCCGGCCCTGCCGACCTCAAGGGCGGTGAGGTCATCCCACCCGCCAACCCCACCACCGAGTGGGACAAGATTGATGCCGAGTTTGTCAAGGACGTCAACGCCCGTCTTGTCGAGTTCCGCGAGTCGATGGACGCCACCAAGATTCGCCATGCCTTGAGCGTTGCCATGGCTGTCTCGGCCCGCGGCAACCAGTACCTCCAGGACAGCGGTCTTGACAACGCTCTTCTTGCCAACCACCCTGAGCGCTGC encodes the following:
- the vps5 gene encoding Vacuolar protein sorting-associated protein vps5 — protein: MRIGPLARAAARSAAATRASGSSSSASPSRSRSLHDFVRGTTPDGTVYKVPLNSPKVVGVYSSRGQRAYQEDATAVHALEIAVTELQASLPSKAPKWDPAKAGGEALAKQVGFFAIFDGHGGRSVSSFLHSRLAEIVETCTPADIPAVVEETVELGGYFRRWRGGALQRYTKWAMSEPAPVTEPMTLEERLTLAFLKADQMLRKEIEDGAEHTGSTASVVLLHSLDEPGQPHWAARKIHLTVAQVGDTRVLLCNKKTGEAKALTDRHHAESRIEADRLRRMGTDRLISDSFGETRWMGAIENTRGFGDFEFKSSGVTVEPEVRTTIIDGADNCYLIFVTDGLTSLLSDQELVDLARRSIDPTRAAKTIVHFGEDLAAQDNCTCIVVPLAGWGEVGGEDSTAARREYRRQQADMLSTRMQRMCTIRSHICFQALHACGFWLERSETVMVWSHCHGATRSPCRIQVPCSQPGRWCQNVTVAPAGCSTSRRPTRQSITSPSHHTTTITMDEEESFARLLSASTPAHRPSLYSNSTAEADPWANPFNESAPSWGPPPPAASQQHEPEPEPEPEYAGFGGFAATVPDPPSVIAAREREELARQSQPASPEAYPADPYAPSGFVSPPRTSPTAGLGRSAARSPPTSPSKPPVAAAPRALPAGLIDEELLAQSDPHASLKRAFVASAPAAAAASTPASAAPPTPEKKGTYVFRPKPVDTKRRLPTDPTAVPLPDSAVPSRPDTPVAAGAAVPTPGDRVSVSPLESAAADDYGFQSLAIGGATNGIAARIGGRGWGAVDADEGPLAGGSDPWNEGGGGWGGEQDRESEPEPEPAAPSPTGSGPSRVQAREGSLPGSPRRSKLLSTPVFQITVSNPTKVGDPVRGHVVYTVQTKTTSPHYRRGEFSVLRRFSDFLWLYEALLANNPGVFVPPVPDKHVFGRFQDQFIETRRSALQRCLTKITSHPILQLDPDLRLFLESDSFALDIKNRGKPPTEAPQNTGVLASWTGPRYVEQDDWFDQKKLYLDHLETQLKGVSKSLDVASKARLELATTVGEFSDAAQALAESDLGAAMCAALGRLADLTKKERTFGEEQATSDVAQLLNLADEYVRFIGSVRLAFASRVRAYHTAQAADREVQRVRQAREKARLQGKLADRAAASMAELGEAERRSRDAAADFEAQSKLVKAEFARFERERVDEFRKTLTIHLDGQIARQRELVTAWEEYHAMLLKMVHRAQQQQQAQAAAAAQA
- the GRC3 gene encoding Polynucleotide 5'-hydroxyl-kinase GRC3 encodes the protein MSALAARRAAQAALSASQPSTPTPQQKVPEPPRNATPQPESPDAGEAFLSSDAESEVSEPAPRTSKRRKVTKEAPKATPKAAARYYAAPAEEEKPKPRKKERRFSFSKPNDDDSSSGSDGEEEEVGGQDEGMVSWSGAPSLHAGPSRLAQQPALDVGRSTFVPREGVNILKVDEEVLKAAGVETPGPGVVVSLGEEDSLVIAGTFTVTPLQQSISLLSATIRPSADTVDSYPVYAPTSHPVPVLTGQQGEDTEVSPPLATLALPRKFQQDASRSISLIQELHSGIEGLHGKIVPGFNNIWLDEKGTWGLRGVHLLTGSFYTPVYPHVTPPSWRKALDSLDTPDVQNQDDDDFAFDSGDNVPVVLVKGPKRSGKSSLAKASLNRLLESFERVAWLESDLGQAEFGCGGVVGLWVIDQPVLGPSFTHPRVPVKAHYLGEVSPQSCPDEYLDAVLQLLQYYKYEVQNPIEGLGSAPVGGKRTDVIPLVVNTQGWVKGLGEELLGAIEAAAEPTRVFAFEQLDDVHAPEGWTTSPVLPTHDLPSAAVTLAIEPAPVSPLHARYTAVDMRALSTIAYMHARLDSGRWDFSAPLLAVPPVQVELGGAALQRAFLIGEGSDAVLPSDLPLALNASLVALVEEDTDGETYVAGRPQPSAEESTFLGLALVRAVRAEPERTLSLQLVTPLGGAHLARASALVRNGALELPACGMLDWRERLSDEGLAGVRWDDVPFLEVGASEAVGGDRRRFRRNIQRKGM
- the rar1 gene encoding putative methionine--tRNA ligase, cytoplasmic translates to MTDRKIRQADGLLMEIHDPSKGPVLPVKGQRNILITSALPYVNNVPHLGNIIGSTLSADVFARYNRSRNLRTLYICGTDEYGTATETKALEDGVTPMELCTKFHGLHTEVYKWFDIGFDEWGRTSTPEHTEIVQDIYKHIHKNDFIELQTADQTYCEDDKLFLADRFVEGVCPNCGYDDARGDQCDKCALTFSSPTELLHPRCKRNKNHKVSVRPSTHACFRLNKVQKDLEAWMQETRIKGKWAGNVVINDKGEIVEPRMLGEGLRPSPVTRDLKWGVEVPKVGDAEEDKKLEDKVIYVWFDACIGYVSITSTYTDKWREWWFAPDDVELYQFMGKDNVYFHTVLFPATLIADGRDWTKLHRISGTQYLNYEDTKFSKSRNVGVFGNQAQEIGLPASVWRYYLISQRPEAGDTAFQWSNFIAAINNELLANLGNFINRVIKFTNLKYASVVPGPADLKGGEVIPPANPTTEWDKIDAEFVKDVNARLVEFRESMDATKIRHALSVAMAVSARGNQYLQDSGLDNALLANHPERCAQVVLNAINLIYVLSVLFHPFIPSTAEDILKQLNAPARSLPERFSIDILPGHKVGQAAHLFKRIENPEEQLAIWQKKYGGDAVVEAGNGDAKPVAAKGPVNHDSNWAASSKKKKAAAEAAAAAEAAKSPEERALEAKVDAQNQVVKSIRTGKAQGDVEKETALAKQFKAELTELKKKLKEAKI